The following are from one region of the Candidatus Neomarinimicrobiota bacterium genome:
- a CDS encoding chloramphenicol acetyltransferase — translation MYISQLQVNKIKEFRYRIVDNQVVDYAKISAGSTVLKTNEVFTFCYFDYLKSFKAFEAHVLEQIENCRQPESLLDDHDHNLAQVHYSVIPWVHFRGLSHPRNYGIGDSIPKIVFGKYVSDNGSTSMPISIEAHHALMDGFHMGQYFEGFQSCANLPENILEG, via the coding sequence TTGTATATTTCCCAACTTCAGGTAAATAAAATTAAAGAATTTCGTTATCGGATAGTGGATAATCAAGTAGTGGATTATGCAAAAATTTCAGCTGGATCCACAGTCCTCAAAACGAATGAGGTATTCACCTTTTGTTATTTCGACTACCTCAAATCTTTTAAGGCATTTGAAGCTCATGTTCTGGAGCAAATAGAAAACTGCCGCCAGCCGGAAAGCCTTCTGGATGACCATGATCATAATTTGGCACAAGTACATTACTCGGTGATTCCCTGGGTTCATTTTCGGGGATTGAGTCACCCCAGAAACTATGGAATTGGAGACAGCATCCCCAAGATTGTATTTGGAAAATATGTCAGCGATAATGGGTCCACAAGCATGCCAATTTCAATAGAAGCCCACCACGCTCTCATGGATGGTTTTCACATGGGACAGTATTTTGAAGGCTTTCAGTCTTGTGCTAACTTGCCGGAAAATATTTTAGAAGGCTAG
- a CDS encoding GNAT family N-acetyltransferase, giving the protein MEYNIIHHGTDAYEASLKLRHQILRKPIGMDLFDGSYDDLSQESRYYHFGAFDDSGELVSSVIGIPTATHEVRIKQMVVSEDHQNQGVGKRLFMAFEAYLLNLGFQIFVLHARMSAHGFYLNMGYAIVGNEFQEVGLPHYKMSKTFRPHPD; this is encoded by the coding sequence TTGGAATATAATATAATTCATCATGGAACCGATGCCTACGAGGCATCCCTCAAATTGAGGCATCAAATCCTTAGAAAACCGATTGGGATGGATCTTTTTGATGGTTCATATGATGACTTGAGCCAGGAATCCCGTTATTATCATTTTGGTGCCTTTGACGACAGTGGTGAATTGGTCTCCAGTGTCATTGGGATTCCCACCGCCACTCATGAAGTGCGTATCAAGCAAATGGTTGTTTCTGAGGACCACCAGAACCAGGGTGTGGGCAAAAGACTTTTCATGGCATTTGAAGCCTATCTGTTAAATCTTGGATTTCAGATTTTCGTGCTTCACGCACGGATGAGTGCCCATGGGTTTTATTTGAATATGGGTTATGCAATTGTGGGAAATGAATTCCAGGAGGTCGGCCTTCCGCACTATAAGATGAGTAAAACCTTTAGACCTCATCCCGACTAA
- a CDS encoding phosphodiester glycosidase family protein has translation MQKTSLLMMIIALSFTTLGAQELTSRPVGPGIIHHHAYLPGGPWHIQILEIDLNDTMNTLETVKAFNAIEGYERTSSMANRMNTPGHTVIGAINGDFYASGGITIGAQIAKGTLLKRPYPRSVFALSEDKQPYIGIVTYNGQVSKQDSLSLTIHGVNEVRNADQLVLYNKFSGSNTGTNQWGVELELEYLANPVGVNEDIVALITAKDSILETGHGNMAIPQGMGGVLSGHGISRDYINEHYFVGDTLIIRLNLPPSTSVLTELIGGTPRIIRDGIESVEWEAEAVGSSFAHDRHPRTAVGFNADSTVVYLFTVDGRQGGYSVGMSLFELADYMLEWGVYQGINLDGGGSTTMVVRGDVVSSPSDAGGERSVANALMAISKAPLGPLAYINLPWEETFTLVESQIQFHVTGTDSYYNPVTVDSDSILWFCDAQIGSISETGLFTASDTESSGLVIAQHGIINDTMLVHVTDIASLVLTPDPVVLEIGNIQLMSAEARDGFDNLIQVDYESYDWWVTPDIATISSDGAVFAQNAGSGSIEASYRGVSGSVPLLVGSSTSVILDNFNNTSNFTLSGAVINLSECSFVPDTDQFVSAPSSGKLNYSLVTGGTSVLYMNCNIPISGTPESVSIQVYGDNSAHWIRGEFKNANNEKFILNFTDAAPGINWDNEWQEITIMLTEAVPHWGNPNALLSFPITWTKIYLAETDDNNKNSGSLYFDDFRVNFISSEVKESRPINPKMFHLEDHFPNPFNASTSFRFSIQEAGILELRLYSLDGREVDSLKQDARPGSLILNWEANNLPSGVYVFKATLGNQELSGKCLLVK, from the coding sequence ATGCAAAAAACATCCTTATTGATGATGATTATCGCGCTTTCCTTTACCACACTGGGAGCACAAGAGCTCACCAGCCGACCCGTTGGTCCCGGTATCATTCACCACCATGCCTATCTGCCAGGTGGTCCCTGGCATATTCAAATTCTTGAGATTGATCTTAATGATACAATGAATACCCTTGAAACGGTGAAGGCATTCAACGCCATCGAGGGGTATGAGCGAACCTCATCCATGGCCAACCGCATGAATACCCCGGGTCATACCGTCATTGGAGCCATCAATGGGGATTTTTATGCCAGTGGCGGTATAACTATTGGAGCTCAGATAGCCAAAGGCACCCTGCTAAAGCGACCCTATCCCCGCTCAGTCTTCGCCTTAAGTGAGGACAAGCAGCCCTATATAGGTATTGTGACTTATAATGGGCAGGTGAGCAAACAAGATTCTCTGAGCCTAACCATACATGGGGTTAATGAGGTTCGGAATGCTGATCAACTCGTTCTATATAATAAATTCTCTGGTTCGAATACTGGCACCAACCAATGGGGTGTGGAGCTAGAATTAGAATATCTGGCAAATCCAGTCGGGGTGAATGAAGACATTGTGGCCCTGATCACAGCCAAAGACAGTATTCTTGAAACTGGCCATGGCAATATGGCCATACCGCAGGGTATGGGAGGAGTTCTCTCCGGTCATGGTATTTCCCGCGATTATATCAATGAGCACTATTTTGTTGGTGACACACTTATAATCCGACTGAACCTGCCACCCTCAACCTCTGTGCTAACTGAGTTGATCGGTGGAACACCACGAATAATTAGAGATGGAATCGAAAGTGTGGAATGGGAAGCTGAGGCTGTGGGCTCAAGCTTCGCTCATGATCGTCATCCCAGAACTGCTGTTGGATTTAACGCAGATAGTACTGTGGTGTATTTGTTTACTGTAGATGGCCGACAAGGCGGCTATAGCGTAGGCATGAGCCTCTTCGAGCTGGCAGACTACATGCTGGAGTGGGGCGTCTATCAGGGAATTAACCTGGATGGTGGTGGCTCAACAACCATGGTGGTACGCGGAGATGTGGTTAGCAGCCCCTCGGATGCAGGTGGAGAACGTTCAGTGGCAAATGCCCTCATGGCTATCTCAAAAGCCCCCCTGGGACCGCTGGCATATATCAACTTACCCTGGGAGGAAACCTTTACCCTTGTAGAAAGTCAAATTCAATTCCATGTCACAGGAACTGACAGCTACTATAACCCGGTTACTGTAGATAGTGATTCAATTCTCTGGTTCTGTGACGCACAAATTGGTTCAATTTCAGAAACAGGTCTATTCACTGCTTCTGATACTGAATCCAGTGGGTTGGTAATTGCACAACATGGGATTATTAATGATACCATGCTGGTACATGTAACAGACATAGCCAGTCTCGTGCTCACCCCAGATCCAGTCGTACTGGAAATTGGCAATATCCAGCTCATGAGCGCTGAAGCCCGGGATGGTTTTGATAACCTGATCCAGGTGGACTATGAGTCATATGACTGGTGGGTAACACCTGATATTGCTACCATATCCTCAGATGGGGCCGTATTCGCACAGAATGCTGGCTCTGGCTCGATTGAAGCATCATATCGGGGTGTAAGCGGGTCTGTACCTTTGCTGGTGGGCAGCTCCACATCAGTCATCCTGGACAACTTTAACAATACCAGCAATTTTACGCTTAGCGGTGCTGTCATAAATTTGTCAGAATGTAGTTTCGTCCCAGATACAGATCAATTTGTCTCAGCACCATCTTCTGGAAAATTGAATTATAGCCTGGTGACAGGTGGTACCAGTGTACTCTACATGAATTGCAATATACCTATTTCCGGAACACCTGAGTCGGTCTCAATACAGGTTTATGGCGACAATTCTGCACACTGGATTCGAGGTGAATTTAAAAACGCCAACAACGAAAAATTCATTCTCAATTTTACAGATGCAGCTCCAGGTATTAACTGGGACAATGAGTGGCAAGAAATCACCATCATGCTCACAGAAGCAGTACCTCACTGGGGCAACCCAAATGCTCTCCTGAGCTTTCCCATCACCTGGACAAAAATTTATCTGGCTGAAACGGACGACAATAATAAGAACTCAGGAAGTCTCTATTTTGACGACTTCAGGGTGAACTTTATTTCCAGTGAAGTCAAAGAGTCGCGACCAATCAATCCAAAAATGTTTCATTTAGAGGATCATTTCCCAAATCCCTTCAATGCCAGCACAAGCTTCCGATTCAGTATTCAGGAAGCTGGTATTCTCGAGTTGCGTCTCTATAGTCTGGATGGTCGTGAAGTGGACAGTCTGAAACAGGATGCCAGACCTGGTAGTCTCATTCTCAATTGGGAGGCAAATAATCTTCCCAGTGGGGTTTATGTTTTTAAAGCGACATTGGGAAATCAGGAACTTTCAGGAAAATGCCTATTGGTGAAATAG
- a CDS encoding hydrogenase small subunit, which yields MGQLLTSTESLDISISEELEAQGVSRRNFLKFCTAITAAMGLPASMVARVAETITSPTRTPVIWLHFQECTGCTESLLRATHPTVEELVLDMISLDYSETLCVAAGHQVEKSLNDSATLNEGKYILVVEGSIPVKENGIYCKIAGRTALDILNDYGNRAAAVVAIGSCASWGGVQSSSPNPTGATGVHEIITEKPVINLPGCPASPYNLLSTVLYYLTLGKLPQLDSKGRPKFAYGRLIHEHCERRPHFDAGRFALQFGDDGHREGYCLYKLGCKGPETFNNCSSILYGDVGSGAWPVGTGHPCFGCSEEGVGFTKYIHEQSEVFTDTPPASYAQISGDKAGGITIGGAAVAGAVGGVIVGASAMAAKKMKAEETAPESDA from the coding sequence ATGGGACAACTATTAACATCCACTGAATCCTTAGACATTTCCATCTCAGAAGAGCTGGAAGCACAAGGAGTTAGCCGTCGAAACTTCCTGAAGTTTTGTACTGCCATTACTGCTGCAATGGGACTGCCTGCCTCCATGGTGGCAAGGGTTGCAGAAACCATTACAAGTCCAACCCGGACCCCTGTAATCTGGTTACACTTCCAGGAATGCACTGGATGCACCGAGTCACTCCTGAGAGCAACGCATCCCACCGTTGAAGAATTGGTATTGGATATGATCTCCCTGGACTATTCCGAGACACTTTGTGTCGCGGCTGGTCATCAGGTCGAGAAATCCCTGAATGATTCTGCTACGCTGAATGAAGGGAAATATATTCTGGTAGTGGAAGGCTCCATTCCAGTTAAAGAAAATGGTATCTATTGCAAGATAGCTGGTAGAACCGCTTTGGATATCTTGAATGACTATGGAAATAGGGCTGCGGCAGTTGTGGCGATTGGATCCTGTGCTTCCTGGGGAGGCGTTCAATCATCAAGCCCCAATCCAACTGGAGCTACCGGTGTACATGAAATTATTACAGAGAAACCGGTTATCAATTTGCCAGGTTGTCCTGCCAGTCCATATAATCTTCTCTCAACAGTTCTCTACTATCTCACACTGGGAAAACTACCTCAGCTTGACAGTAAGGGCAGACCAAAATTTGCTTACGGTCGCCTGATCCATGAACATTGTGAACGCCGTCCTCATTTTGATGCAGGTCGTTTTGCTCTGCAATTTGGCGATGATGGACATCGTGAAGGCTACTGTCTATACAAACTGGGATGCAAAGGTCCCGAAACCTTTAACAATTGTTCCTCCATTCTCTATGGTGATGTGGGCTCAGGTGCCTGGCCGGTTGGAACGGGTCATCCCTGTTTTGGCTGCTCTGAAGAAGGGGTCGGATTCACCAAGTATATCCATGAGCAGTCTGAAGTATTTACCGATACTCCACCTGCATCATATGCCCAAATCTCTGGTGACAAAGCAGGTGGCATCACTATCGGTGGTGCTGCAGTTGCAGGAGCCGTGGGTGGTGTCATTGTTGGTGCCAGTGCCATGGCTGCAAAAAAGATGAAGGCAGAAGAAACTGCTCCCGAATCAGACGCATAA